The following proteins come from a genomic window of Kitasatospora sp. NBC_01246:
- a CDS encoding SGNH/GDSL hydrolase family protein, translating to MENTMEKSAPGAPTEPTGYTSYVAVGDSFTEGMCDDLLPDGHYRGWADRVADRLAAEQPAGAFRYANLAVRGKLIGQIHDEQLATAAAMRADLVTLAGGLNDVLRPRCDIAQVEDLLGRSATALRATGATVVLFTSTDPTRRMAGSTRLLPAILRMKAFVHELGQDRGIAVVDLFSAPCFDDRRLWAEDRLHLGPEGHRRVAEAVLEALGRPAAFDWRAPLPVAALPGRAEKLAADARWARTHLGPWIGRRLTGRSSGDGRPPKRAELLPYEG from the coding sequence ATGGAGAACACAATGGAGAAGAGCGCGCCCGGCGCGCCCACCGAGCCCACCGGGTACACCAGTTACGTCGCCGTCGGGGACTCCTTCACCGAGGGCATGTGCGACGACCTGCTCCCCGACGGCCACTACCGGGGCTGGGCCGACCGGGTCGCCGACCGGCTCGCCGCCGAGCAGCCGGCCGGCGCCTTCCGGTACGCCAACCTCGCCGTCCGGGGCAAGCTGATCGGCCAGATCCACGACGAGCAACTGGCCACCGCCGCCGCGATGCGCGCCGACCTCGTCACCCTGGCCGGCGGCCTCAACGACGTGCTGCGGCCGCGCTGCGACATCGCCCAGGTCGAGGACCTGCTCGGCCGCTCCGCCACCGCGCTGCGCGCCACCGGCGCCACCGTGGTGCTGTTCACCAGTACCGACCCCACCCGACGGATGGCGGGCAGCACCCGGCTGCTCCCGGCGATCCTGCGGATGAAGGCCTTCGTGCACGAGCTCGGCCAGGACCGGGGGATCGCGGTGGTCGACCTCTTCTCCGCCCCGTGCTTCGACGACCGCCGCCTCTGGGCCGAGGATCGCCTGCACCTCGGCCCCGAGGGCCACCGCCGGGTCGCCGAGGCCGTCCTGGAGGCGCTCGGCCGCCCCGCCGCCTTCGACTGGCGCGCCCCGCTGCCGGTCGCCGCCCTGCCGGGCCGGGCGGAGAAGCTGGCCGCCGACGCCCGCTGGGCCCGGACACACCTCGGCCCCTGGATCGGCCGCCGCCTCACCGGCCGCTCCTCGGGCGACGGCCGCCCGCCGAAGCGCGCGGAGCTGCTGCCGTACGAGGGCTGA
- a CDS encoding pentapeptide repeat-containing protein → MTEPTPAPISLLSDCGSCFGLCCVALPFAAGADFAVDKAAGTPCRNLQTDFGCGIHAQLRDRGFQGCTVYDCFGAGQRVSQVTFGGRSWREAPEDTRRMTDVFPVVRQLHELLWYLTEALSYEPARPLRAELRRALAETDRLAAGTPAEILAVDVPAHRQEVSELLLKASELVRAAVPRRKEHRGADLFGARLRGADLRGANLRGALLVAADLSGADLRTADLIGADLRDANLAGADLTDALFLTQAQLNAARGDAATKLPPALARPTHWPATATTPAAADRRPPRKPRPGSPGSRPRRR, encoded by the coding sequence GTGACCGAGCCCACGCCCGCCCCGATCAGCCTGCTGTCCGACTGCGGGAGCTGTTTCGGGCTGTGCTGCGTCGCGCTGCCGTTCGCGGCCGGCGCCGACTTCGCCGTCGACAAGGCGGCCGGCACCCCGTGCCGCAACCTGCAGACCGACTTCGGTTGCGGCATCCACGCCCAGCTGCGCGACCGCGGTTTCCAGGGCTGCACGGTCTACGACTGTTTCGGGGCCGGTCAGCGGGTCTCCCAGGTCACCTTCGGCGGCCGGAGCTGGCGCGAGGCACCGGAGGACACCCGGCGGATGACCGACGTGTTCCCGGTGGTGCGGCAGCTGCACGAACTGCTCTGGTACCTCACCGAGGCGCTCTCCTACGAGCCCGCCCGCCCGCTCCGTGCCGAGCTGCGCCGGGCGCTCGCGGAGACCGACCGGCTCGCGGCCGGCACCCCGGCGGAGATCCTGGCGGTGGACGTGCCCGCCCACCGCCAGGAGGTGAGCGAGCTGCTGCTGAAGGCGAGCGAGCTGGTCCGGGCCGCCGTCCCGCGCCGCAAGGAGCACCGGGGCGCGGACCTCTTCGGTGCCCGCCTGCGCGGCGCCGACCTGCGGGGCGCCAACTTGCGCGGGGCGCTGCTCGTCGCGGCCGACCTCTCGGGCGCGGACCTGCGGACCGCCGACCTGATCGGCGCGGACCTGCGGGACGCCAACCTGGCCGGCGCCGACCTCACCGATGCGCTCTTCCTCACCCAGGCCCAGCTCAACGCCGCCCGTGGGGACGCCGCCACCAAGCTGCCCCCCGCCCTCGCCCGCCCCACCCACTGGCCCGCCACGGCCACCACCCCGGCGGCCGCCGACCGCCGCCCCCCGCGCAAGCCCCGCCCCGGCAGCCCCGGCAGCCGCCCCCGCCGCCGCTGA
- a CDS encoding YnfA family protein, with the protein MTVLRSAALFALAALAEIGGCWLIWQSVREERPWWLAGLGVVVLGGYGFFAALQPDSDFGRVLAAYGGVFVAGSLLWGMAVDGFRPTRYDVAGALVCLAGVAVIMYGPRR; encoded by the coding sequence ATGACGGTCCTGCGCTCCGCCGCCCTGTTCGCCCTCGCCGCCCTCGCCGAGATCGGCGGCTGCTGGCTGATCTGGCAGAGCGTGCGGGAGGAGCGGCCGTGGTGGCTGGCCGGCCTCGGGGTGGTGGTGCTCGGCGGGTACGGCTTCTTCGCCGCGCTCCAGCCGGACAGCGACTTCGGCCGGGTGCTGGCCGCGTACGGCGGCGTCTTCGTGGCCGGCTCGCTGCTCTGGGGCATGGCGGTGGACGGCTTCCGGCCCACCCGCTACGACGTGGCCGGGGCGCTGGTCTGCCTGGCCGGGGTCGCCGTGATCATGTACGGCCCCCGGCGCTGA
- a CDS encoding tetratricopeptide repeat protein, with product MELFQHAAHLYRSLGDGRGEAEAQFWIGTYHQVVEGDDAAALPALHRSRELATATGDRLTLSYALRHLGIAEHHAGRLPAARDLLDESTRLRRELAFPEGVAANLVGLAYIAAAEGRPADARALLDEAAELAAGAGAKAVLHSIDEARAEL from the coding sequence TTGGAGCTCTTCCAGCACGCGGCCCACCTCTACCGGAGCCTGGGCGACGGGCGGGGCGAGGCCGAGGCCCAGTTCTGGATCGGCACCTACCACCAGGTGGTCGAGGGCGACGACGCCGCCGCGCTGCCCGCCCTCCACCGCTCGCGCGAGCTCGCGACGGCGACCGGCGACCGCCTCACGCTCTCCTACGCCCTGCGCCACCTCGGCATAGCCGAGCACCACGCGGGCCGGCTGCCGGCCGCCCGTGACCTGCTGGACGAGTCGACCCGGCTGCGCCGCGAACTCGCCTTCCCCGAGGGGGTGGCCGCCAACCTGGTCGGTCTCGCGTACATCGCCGCCGCCGAGGGCCGCCCCGCCGATGCGCGGGCGCTGCTCGACGAGGCCGCCGAACTGGCCGCCGGCGCCGGGGCGAAGGCCGTCCTGCACTCGATCGACGAGGCGCGGGCCGAACTCTGA
- a CDS encoding aminoglycoside phosphotransferase family protein, with translation MCAAARMHDDEPDIDTALVRRLLAAQFPHWAGLPLERVASSGTDNAMFRLGPELAVRLPRVGWAAGSVEREQRWLPKLAPHLPLPIPAPLALGRPAAGYPWAWSVLRWIDGANPVVGATTAPIQLAQDLAGFITALRAVDPADGPPGSRGVPLASRDASTRAAIGRLRGSIDTEAATTVWEKALRLPEHAGRPAWMHGDLSPGNLLLGNRRLRAVIDFGVMGVGDPTVDQIVAWNLLPAAARPAFRAALAADDATWARGRAWALSIALIQLPYYRTTNPALAANARHVIREVLADRSV, from the coding sequence ATGTGCGCTGCAGCCCGGATGCATGACGACGAACCGGACATCGACACCGCCCTGGTACGGCGGTTGCTCGCCGCCCAGTTCCCGCACTGGGCCGGGCTGCCGCTCGAACGGGTCGCCTCCTCCGGGACGGACAACGCGATGTTCCGGCTCGGTCCCGAACTCGCCGTACGGCTGCCCCGGGTGGGGTGGGCGGCCGGGAGCGTCGAACGCGAGCAGCGCTGGCTGCCGAAGCTGGCACCGCACCTGCCGCTCCCCATCCCCGCCCCGCTGGCACTCGGCCGGCCCGCCGCCGGCTACCCGTGGGCGTGGTCGGTGCTGCGCTGGATCGACGGCGCCAACCCGGTGGTCGGCGCGACCACCGCGCCGATCCAACTCGCCCAGGACCTCGCCGGGTTCATCACCGCACTGCGTGCGGTCGACCCGGCGGACGGCCCACCGGGCTCCCGGGGCGTGCCGCTGGCCTCCCGTGACGCCTCCACCCGGGCCGCCATCGGCCGGCTCCGCGGATCGATCGACACGGAGGCGGCAACCACCGTGTGGGAGAAGGCACTTCGCCTGCCGGAACACGCCGGGAGGCCCGCCTGGATGCACGGCGACCTGTCCCCCGGGAACCTCCTGCTCGGCAACCGCCGGCTGCGCGCCGTCATCGACTTCGGCGTCATGGGCGTCGGCGACCCGACCGTGGACCAGATCGTCGCCTGGAACCTGCTCCCCGCCGCGGCCCGGCCCGCCTTCCGCGCCGCACTCGCCGCCGACGACGCCACCTGGGCCCGCGGCCGCGCCTGGGCCCTGTCCATCGCCCTGATCCAACTCCCCTACTACCGCACCACCAACCCCGCCCTGGCGGCCAACGCCCGCCACGTGATCCGCGAGGTCCTCGCCGACCGCAGCGTGTGA
- a CDS encoding contact-dependent growth inhibition system immunity protein, with amino-acid sequence MNRDPSPTDLEPDREPDREPDRESGRGPDLPVGATRLVATAHALRRKPVGELTVEDLRLLIRQAVGLPHLLPRTLDVLRDDPMVAGDLYEGDLLHAVLTRSPDVWSRQPALGHRLRQILAESVGLPPPLRREAERFLARSVPGEPGTAQPS; translated from the coding sequence GTGAACCGAGACCCCTCCCCGACGGACCTCGAACCCGACCGCGAACCCGACCGCGAACCCGACCGCGAGAGCGGCCGTGGGCCGGACCTCCCGGTCGGCGCGACCCGGCTGGTGGCGACCGCGCACGCCCTGCGGCGCAAGCCGGTCGGCGAGCTGACCGTCGAGGACCTGCGTCTGCTGATCCGGCAGGCCGTGGGCCTGCCGCACCTCCTGCCACGGACGCTGGACGTCCTGCGGGACGACCCGATGGTGGCGGGCGACCTCTACGAGGGCGACCTGCTCCACGCCGTGCTCACCAGGAGTCCGGACGTCTGGAGCCGTCAGCCCGCACTCGGGCACCGGCTCCGGCAGATCCTCGCGGAATCGGTCGGGCTGCCCCCACCGCTCCGTCGGGAGGCCGAGCGCTTCCTGGCCCGGTCGGTGCCCGGCGAGCCGGGAACCGCTCAGCCCTCGTAG
- a CDS encoding ATP-binding cassette domain-containing protein, which translates to MSLEFHHVDFQYSRKAGLFAGFALRIDDPATVLLGPNGAGKSTLMALASSQLAPRRGSVSWRGRTPTGHGDRAAYRRAVAWLPQQVTPVPGLSVREQVAYSGWLKGMSRADAWHASAGALDRVGLASLADRRSHRLSGGQLRRLGIAGCLAHRSELILMDEPTAGLDPAQRGMFRTLVEDLTTEVSVIVSTHQTEDLATSYRHVVVLDQGRVRFQGGIEEFHALAPGRGEGAEAAYTHLVEREA; encoded by the coding sequence ATGTCCCTTGAGTTCCACCACGTCGACTTCCAGTACAGCCGGAAAGCCGGACTCTTCGCCGGCTTCGCCCTGCGGATCGACGATCCGGCCACCGTCCTGCTCGGCCCCAACGGCGCCGGCAAGTCCACCCTGATGGCCCTGGCCTCCTCCCAACTCGCCCCGCGCCGGGGCTCGGTCTCCTGGCGCGGACGCACCCCGACCGGGCACGGCGACCGGGCGGCCTACCGGCGGGCGGTGGCCTGGCTGCCGCAACAGGTCACCCCGGTCCCGGGGCTCAGCGTGCGCGAACAGGTCGCGTACAGCGGGTGGTTGAAGGGCATGTCGCGCGCCGACGCCTGGCACGCGTCGGCCGGCGCGCTGGACCGGGTCGGGCTGGCCTCGCTCGCCGACCGGCGCAGCCACCGGCTCTCCGGCGGGCAGCTGCGCCGGCTGGGCATCGCCGGCTGCCTGGCGCACCGCAGCGAACTGATCCTGATGGACGAGCCGACCGCCGGGCTCGACCCGGCGCAGCGCGGCATGTTCCGCACCCTCGTCGAGGACTTGACCACCGAGGTGAGCGTGATCGTCTCCACCCACCAGACCGAGGACCTCGCCACGAGCTACCGGCACGTGGTGGTGCTGGACCAGGGCCGGGTCCGGTTCCAGGGCGGCATCGAGGAGTTCCATGCCCTCGCCCCCGGCCGGGGCGAGGGCGCCGAGGCCGCCTACACGCACCTGGTCGAGCGGGAGGCCTGA
- a CDS encoding pyridoxal phosphate-dependent aminotransferase gives MEFRQSSKLTGVCYEIRGPVVDQANALEAAGHSVLRLNTGNPAPFGFEAPEEILQDIIRNLPNAHGYSDSRGILPARRAVVQYYQQRGVAGVTVNDVYLGNGVSELIQMAVTALVDDGDEVLVPMPDYPLWTAVVRLAGGKAVHYACDEQADWYPDLDDIAAKITHRTKAIVVINPNNPTGAVYPKELLEGILDLARRHQLMVLADEIYDKILYDDTEHHCLAALAEDVLTLTFNGLSKSYRVAGFRSGWLVVSGPKQHATDYLEGLTMLSGMRLCPNVPAQYAVQAALGGHQSINDLVLPAGRLTEQRDVAYKALNEIPGVSCVKPKGALYAFARLDPAVHRIVDDERFVLDLLLREKIHVVQGTGFNWPRPDHFRFVTLPRADDLETAINRIGRFLATYRQT, from the coding sequence ATGGAGTTTCGGCAGTCCAGCAAGCTGACGGGTGTGTGCTACGAGATCCGGGGCCCGGTGGTCGACCAGGCCAATGCGCTGGAGGCGGCCGGGCACAGCGTGCTGCGGCTGAACACCGGCAACCCGGCGCCGTTCGGCTTCGAGGCGCCGGAGGAGATCCTCCAGGACATCATCCGCAACCTGCCCAACGCCCACGGCTACAGCGACTCGCGCGGCATCCTGCCGGCCCGTCGCGCGGTGGTGCAGTACTACCAGCAGCGCGGCGTCGCCGGAGTGACCGTCAACGACGTCTACCTCGGCAACGGCGTCTCCGAGCTGATCCAGATGGCCGTCACGGCTCTGGTCGACGACGGCGACGAGGTGCTCGTCCCGATGCCCGACTACCCGCTCTGGACGGCCGTGGTCCGGCTGGCCGGCGGCAAGGCCGTCCACTACGCCTGCGACGAGCAGGCGGACTGGTACCCGGACCTCGACGACATCGCGGCCAAGATCACCCACCGCACCAAGGCCATCGTCGTCATCAACCCCAACAACCCGACCGGCGCGGTCTATCCGAAGGAACTGCTGGAGGGCATCCTCGACCTCGCCCGCCGGCACCAGCTGATGGTGCTGGCCGACGAGATCTACGACAAGATCCTCTACGACGACACCGAGCACCACTGCCTGGCCGCGCTCGCCGAGGACGTGCTGACGCTCACCTTCAACGGCCTCTCCAAGTCCTACCGGGTGGCCGGCTTCCGCAGCGGCTGGCTGGTCGTCTCCGGGCCCAAGCAGCACGCCACCGACTACCTGGAGGGCCTCACCATGCTCTCCGGCATGCGGCTCTGCCCCAACGTCCCGGCCCAGTACGCCGTCCAGGCCGCGCTCGGCGGCCACCAGTCCATCAACGACCTCGTCCTGCCCGCCGGCCGGCTCACCGAGCAGCGCGACGTCGCGTACAAGGCGCTGAACGAGATCCCCGGCGTCAGCTGTGTGAAGCCCAAGGGCGCGCTGTACGCGTTCGCCCGGCTGGACCCGGCGGTGCACCGGATCGTCGACGACGAGCGGTTCGTCCTGGACCTGCTGCTCCGCGAGAAGATCCACGTCGTCCAGGGCACCGGCTTCAACTGGCCGCGCCCGGACCACTTCCGCTTCGTCACCCTCCCCCGGGCCGACGACCTGGAGACCGCGATCAACCGGATCGGCCGCTTCCTCGCCACCTACCGCCAGACCTGA
- a CDS encoding DUF7224 domain-containing protein produces MLLRTVLRTSAGLRALPFLVGFLLVALGDEITDWVTPAYGLSATGHASIALPFAGAACAAAGAWEGGRLHRGRVFDRSPVRSPLAITAPVLLPVVVMGGLGMAAAVGAAAAAGGTVAGTPQPGLFAAWAGLLLANTLVGSIVGRVLVPVVAVPLALVSSFVLNAYPASSTTYWLRHLVGGGLSDCCAVDQVLDQKAVLSALAFSGAVCAAAVLVIRYRGAPAALAVALAVTAGGITLATHLARGLGPEPVLDRPGTALVCDHGRPRICLWPELGTARADLVRTEARRVVTTLAERGVPVPATLTMAARPGPGEAKLGVPTTARAQDVAPGVVGGLLPRTPDCARAGAPYPAGAAAGPVAAWLTAEAAPDGAAPAARGRFGAEDAALAGHLLRLPREAQLDWYRAATEALRHCDTAAPALPPGGDR; encoded by the coding sequence GTGCTGCTGCGCACCGTCCTCCGCACCTCCGCCGGACTGCGGGCACTGCCGTTCCTGGTCGGCTTCCTGCTCGTCGCGCTCGGCGACGAGATCACCGACTGGGTCACCCCCGCCTACGGCCTCTCCGCCACCGGACACGCGAGCATCGCGCTGCCGTTCGCCGGCGCGGCCTGCGCGGCCGCCGGGGCCTGGGAGGGCGGCCGACTGCACCGGGGGCGGGTCTTCGACCGCTCACCGGTCCGGTCGCCGCTGGCGATCACGGCGCCCGTCCTGCTCCCGGTGGTGGTGATGGGCGGACTCGGCATGGCCGCGGCCGTCGGCGCCGCCGCGGCCGCCGGCGGCACGGTGGCCGGCACGCCGCAGCCCGGCCTGTTCGCCGCCTGGGCCGGGCTGCTGCTCGCCAACACCCTGGTCGGCTCGATCGTCGGGCGGGTCCTGGTACCGGTGGTCGCGGTGCCGCTGGCCCTGGTCAGCAGCTTCGTGCTGAACGCCTACCCGGCCTCGTCCACCACCTACTGGTTGCGGCACCTGGTCGGCGGCGGGCTCTCCGACTGCTGCGCCGTGGACCAGGTCCTCGACCAGAAGGCCGTGCTGAGCGCCCTGGCGTTCTCGGGCGCGGTGTGCGCGGCGGCCGTCCTGGTGATCCGGTACCGCGGCGCGCCGGCCGCGCTCGCCGTCGCGCTGGCGGTGACGGCCGGCGGGATCACGCTCGCCACCCACCTCGCCCGGGGGCTCGGACCCGAGCCCGTACTGGACCGGCCCGGCACCGCGCTGGTCTGCGACCACGGCCGGCCGCGGATCTGCCTCTGGCCGGAGCTGGGCACCGCCCGTGCGGACCTGGTCCGGACGGAGGCCCGACGGGTCGTCACCACCCTGGCCGAGCGGGGCGTCCCGGTACCCGCGACGCTCACCATGGCGGCCCGGCCGGGGCCGGGCGAGGCCAAGCTGGGCGTCCCGACCACGGCCCGCGCGCAGGACGTGGCACCCGGCGTGGTCGGCGGGCTGCTCCCCCGCACCCCGGACTGCGCCCGGGCGGGCGCCCCCTACCCGGCCGGCGCGGCCGCCGGACCGGTGGCCGCCTGGCTCACCGCCGAGGCCGCCCCGGACGGAGCGGCGCCCGCCGCCCGGGGTCGGTTCGGCGCGGAGGACGCCGCGCTCGCCGGGCACCTGCTGCGGCTCCCCCGGGAAGCCCAACTCGACTGGTACCGGGCGGCCACCGAGGCCCTGCGCCACTGCGACACCGCGGCACCCGCACTGCCCCCGGGCGGTGACCGGTGA
- a CDS encoding Scr1 family TA system antitoxin-like transcriptional regulator yields MTRQKSVHPNPQSSAGAVFGAVLRRFRDAKGISQGELAALVPCSRPHISRIEAGTRNPQEDFVHAADRLLDTGGQLMDLWREIDWYARVEHPDWFRRYAGFEERASTICEFQVAHISGLLQTEAYARALLASGDAAGNPDLIEERIASRLARQHRLTAPDGPLFKVVHSEAAIRSLVGGEAVMHEQLERLLTLGQLPNVVLQVAPLSLGERVPFATIVSLVTSPDGKTRIYSESLDQGHFIEDPRVVQRRQRAYDLLQADALSPRESAALIRSVREGLLNVMPDSPTISWRKSSYSGNNGGNCIEVAEGRPSLLVRDSKDPEGPVLSFPSTSWQSFIDAVRTDTFPTPGR; encoded by the coding sequence ATGACTCGTCAGAAGTCCGTCCATCCGAACCCGCAGTCGAGCGCGGGCGCGGTGTTCGGTGCCGTCCTGCGGCGATTCCGCGACGCGAAGGGAATCTCGCAGGGCGAACTCGCCGCACTCGTCCCGTGCAGCCGCCCGCACATCTCCCGCATCGAGGCCGGCACCCGCAACCCGCAGGAGGACTTCGTCCACGCGGCCGACCGGCTGCTGGACACCGGCGGACAGCTGATGGACCTCTGGAGAGAGATCGACTGGTACGCCCGGGTGGAGCACCCGGACTGGTTCCGGCGCTACGCGGGGTTCGAGGAGCGGGCTTCGACGATCTGCGAGTTCCAGGTCGCCCACATCTCAGGCCTCCTGCAGACCGAGGCCTACGCCCGCGCGCTGCTCGCATCGGGCGACGCCGCGGGCAACCCCGACCTGATCGAGGAACGCATCGCCTCCCGACTGGCTCGCCAGCATCGCCTGACCGCGCCGGACGGCCCTCTCTTCAAGGTCGTCCACTCCGAGGCCGCGATCCGCTCACTCGTGGGGGGCGAGGCGGTCATGCACGAACAGCTCGAACGCCTGCTGACGCTCGGACAGCTCCCCAACGTCGTCCTCCAGGTCGCGCCCCTCAGCCTCGGCGAACGAGTACCGTTCGCCACCATCGTCTCGCTGGTCACCTCACCCGACGGCAAGACTCGGATCTACTCCGAGAGCCTGGATCAGGGCCACTTCATCGAGGATCCGAGAGTCGTCCAACGCAGGCAGCGCGCCTATGATCTGCTCCAGGCGGACGCGCTCTCCCCCCGCGAGAGCGCCGCGCTGATCCGCAGTGTGAGGGAAGGACTTCTCAACGTCATGCCTGACAGCCCCACCATCTCGTGGCGCAAGTCCAGCTACAGCGGGAACAACGGCGGCAACTGCATCGAGGTGGCCGAAGGCCGCCCCTCCCTGCTCGTCCGCGACTCCAAGGACCCCGAGGGCCCCGTCCTCTCGTTCCCCTCCACCTCCTGGCAGTCCTTCATCGACGCCGTCCGCACCGACACCTTCCCGACGCCCGGCCGCTGA
- a CDS encoding tyrosine-protein phosphatase has translation MTRHIAFDALHNFRDMGGYRNSDGSSVRWGRLYRSDSLGKLSSPEDLAVFRGLGIGTVIDLRYPWEIAAKGRIPVMDGVAYHNLSIEHRPYDQAEIDPDVDPWRYLADRFAEVAEDGVAEIRQVIELVAAADHPVVFHCASGKDRTGLIAALLLTLLDVPEVDIAADFALTELATPHLVADWHAANPGRTLRWPGYGRAPEDVIRHVLADLTAAHGSVRAYATGTLGVDEELIGTLRSRLLTE, from the coding sequence ATGACGCGACACATCGCCTTCGACGCCCTGCACAACTTCCGTGACATGGGCGGATACCGGAACTCTGACGGATCGTCGGTCCGGTGGGGCCGGCTCTACCGGTCGGACTCGCTGGGCAAGCTCTCCTCGCCCGAGGACCTCGCGGTGTTCCGGGGCCTCGGCATCGGCACCGTGATCGACCTGCGCTACCCGTGGGAGATCGCCGCCAAGGGGCGGATACCCGTGATGGACGGCGTGGCCTACCACAACCTCTCGATCGAGCACCGGCCGTACGACCAGGCGGAGATCGACCCGGACGTCGATCCCTGGCGCTACCTCGCGGACCGGTTCGCCGAGGTGGCCGAGGACGGGGTGGCGGAGATCCGCCAGGTGATCGAACTGGTCGCGGCCGCGGACCACCCGGTGGTCTTCCACTGCGCCTCCGGCAAGGACCGCACCGGGCTGATCGCCGCACTGCTCCTCACCCTGCTCGACGTCCCCGAGGTCGACATCGCGGCCGACTTCGCCCTCACCGAACTGGCCACGCCGCACCTCGTCGCCGACTGGCACGCCGCCAACCCCGGGCGCACGCTGCGCTGGCCGGGGTACGGGCGCGCGCCGGAGGACGTGATCCGGCACGTGCTCGCCGACCTCACCGCCGCCCACGGCTCGGTGCGCGCCTATGCCACCGGCACACTCGGTGTCGACGAAGAACTGATCGGCACACTGCGCTCCCGGCTGCTCACCGAATAG
- a CDS encoding DUF2079 domain-containing protein, producing the protein MSRHDVTPYPDTESEDARTAGDPTPAKAAAALRLPPRARAAALTLLCFAVCLAIGAQQWTTAQLGGFDLGIFDQGVRGYAHFGLPVSSLKSFHHEFPPDFSLLGDHFSPVIALLSPLYWLWDDPRSLLVGQALLFAAGVPLVRRVADRCFADADPRTARRAADLAGLAYGLGWPLLVASRGGFHEVAFAVPLTLLMLERGLARRYGTAALAGLLLCCTKEDLGLAVGAYGLVLLLRARRDEDRDRRRRTLRWGTGFLLGGPLASVVAIAWLVPAMGGVPGYYWNYGSLGTDAGDAASSVLADPTLLVSAAFDAPLKPLLLLWIFGTLFLLPLRSATVLCALPLLAERVLSSNPNHWSIARHYDAFLWPVLLVAALEVLGRRHDRVRTRRLGVAAAAVTIAAALPLGAAGLFVPAYWQAKPSEAALIRGAERIPDGVTVEADNQAAPRLTARTDVVLVDGTPRGREYVLIRADKRAFPFKTDREQAARIELLLAHGYRQVWSEDGVVLLHRESSEPVPGEHVPGPGSTGYQDEVPSDVGHNLFRG; encoded by the coding sequence ATGTCCCGGCACGACGTCACGCCGTACCCGGACACCGAGAGCGAGGACGCCCGCACCGCGGGCGACCCCACCCCCGCGAAGGCGGCGGCGGCCCTGCGCCTCCCGCCCCGCGCCCGTGCCGCCGCCCTCACCCTGCTCTGCTTCGCCGTCTGCCTGGCGATCGGTGCCCAGCAGTGGACCACCGCCCAGCTGGGCGGCTTCGACCTCGGCATCTTCGACCAGGGCGTGCGCGGCTACGCGCACTTCGGTCTGCCGGTGTCGTCGCTGAAGAGCTTCCACCACGAGTTCCCGCCGGACTTCTCGCTCCTCGGCGACCACTTCTCCCCCGTGATCGCGCTGCTGTCGCCGCTGTACTGGCTCTGGGACGACCCGCGCTCGCTGCTCGTGGGCCAGGCACTGCTGTTCGCCGCCGGGGTCCCGCTGGTCCGCCGGGTCGCCGACCGCTGCTTCGCGGACGCCGACCCGCGCACCGCCCGCCGCGCCGCCGACCTGGCGGGCCTCGCCTACGGGCTGGGCTGGCCGCTGCTGGTGGCCTCGCGCGGCGGCTTCCACGAGGTCGCCTTCGCCGTCCCGCTCACCCTGCTGATGCTGGAGCGCGGGCTGGCCCGCCGCTACGGCACGGCGGCGCTGGCCGGTCTGCTGCTCTGCTGCACCAAGGAGGACCTGGGGCTGGCGGTCGGCGCGTACGGGCTGGTGCTGCTGCTGCGGGCCCGCCGGGACGAGGACCGCGACCGGCGCCGGCGGACCCTCCGCTGGGGCACCGGCTTCCTGCTCGGCGGACCGCTCGCCTCGGTGGTGGCGATCGCCTGGCTGGTACCGGCGATGGGCGGGGTGCCCGGCTACTACTGGAACTACGGCTCGCTGGGGACGGACGCCGGCGACGCCGCCTCCAGCGTGCTCGCGGACCCGACGCTGCTGGTGTCGGCCGCCTTCGACGCCCCGCTGAAGCCGCTGCTGCTGCTCTGGATCTTCGGCACCCTGTTCCTTCTGCCGCTGCGCTCCGCCACGGTGCTCTGCGCCCTGCCGCTGCTGGCGGAGCGGGTGCTCTCCAGCAACCCGAACCACTGGTCGATCGCCCGGCACTACGACGCGTTCCTCTGGCCGGTCCTGCTGGTCGCGGCGCTGGAGGTGCTGGGCCGCCGGCACGACCGCGTGCGCACGCGCCGCCTCGGGGTGGCGGCGGCCGCCGTGACGATCGCGGCCGCGCTGCCGCTCGGGGCGGCCGGCCTGTTCGTCCCCGCCTACTGGCAGGCGAAGCCGAGCGAGGCGGCGCTGATCCGGGGCGCCGAGCGGATCCCGGACGGCGTCACGGTCGAGGCCGACAACCAGGCCGCCCCCCGGCTGACCGCCCGCACCGACGTGGTGCTGGTGGACGGCACCCCGCGCGGGCGCGAGTACGTGCTGATCCGCGCCGACAAGCGCGCGTTCCCGTTCAAGACCGACCGCGAGCAGGCGGCCCGGATCGAACTGCTGCTGGCACACGGCTACCGGCAGGTCTGGTCCGAGGACGGCGTGGTGCTGCTGCACCGGGAGAGCTCCGAGCCGGTCCCCGGCGAGCACGTGCCCGGCCCGGGCAGCACGGGGTACCAGGACGAGGTGCCGTCGGACGTCGGCCACAACCTCTTCCGGGGCTGA